In bacterium, the genomic window AAACATAGGAGAATGACGGCAAGGGCAACGTGCATGACCGGTTCGATGCGCCAAAAGGGGGAAAAGTCTATCACTTTGCCGCTGAGAGCGGTCTTATGTTAAGACCTTCGGCCAAGTGACGGCATCCAATTCCACGGACAAGACCCTCGTCCAAGGCCTGAAAGAGAAAAAGGAAGAGGCCTTTCGAGAGCTGCTCGAACGATACTCCGAAAAACTCTTCCATCTCGCCCTCCGCGTCTTGAGGCGCGAGGAAGAGGCCCGGGAGGTCGTCCAGGAGGGGTTCTTGAAGGTCGTCACGAAGATCGGAACGTTTCAGGAGGATTCCTCCCTCTACACCTGGATCTACCGCATCGTCCTGAACGAGGCCCTGATGCGCCGGCGCACCCGCCATCCGGAACGCGAAATCCCCATCGAGGATTATCTTCCCCGCTATGAATTGGGGGTCGCGACGGAGCCGGCTCCGGACTGGGCAAAACTCCCGGATCGGCTTTTTGAGGAGGGAGAAGTTCGCGACTTCGTCCGCTCCTGCATCGAAGACCTGCCGGAAGACCTTCGAACCGCCTATGTCCTGAAGGACGGCGAGGGGCTTTCCGAAGACGAGGTCTGCAATATTTTGGAGATTTCGAAATTCGCGATGAAAAACCGCGTGCATCGGGCCCGCTTGGTGATCAAGAAGAGGATCGAGGAAAAGTATGCTCGTTAAGGCCCTTATGGACCGAGGGATGTTCGCCCTGATGGGGCTCCCGACCTGCAAGCAGGTGGAGGAGTTCGCCTATGATTTCCTGGAGGGCGCCTTGGACGCCAAGACGGCGCGGAGGCTGGAGCGTCACCTGAAGGCCTGCAAAAACTGCCAGCGCTTCATGGTCGCCTATCGAAAGACCAGGGACCTGGAAGCCTCGGCGCCCCGTCCGCCCCTGGACCCATCATTCAAAGAGGAAATTTTCAAATTTCTTACCAAGGAAAGCATCTGAGAGCGTTCATGAGAATGTGTTATTGTCACATCCCTCCGGACCGGTTGGTTCAAATCGTTCGGGAGAAGTTCATTGAAAAAGTGTCGACGGTCAGGCTCTTGGAGCAATGCACCAACGACATCGAAAAGGGCTACGTGAACACCATCGCCCTGTTGGACGTGCCGGAACCCGAAATTTACAAGATGTTCCAAGGTGAAAAGGACTTCCTGGCTCATTTCTTCGATTGCCGCCAGCATGCTCTCCAGGTCCTGAAGGGAAAGATACCGGATCTCGGAAAGCATCTGCGGCTCGCCGGTTGTTCTTGAAGTCTAACGGTGGCGAGCTGGCAAAGCTCGGACATATCTCAGCCCAAGATCGATCCAGTCCTTCAAGGAATGGTCTGACTTGAGTCCCTTGGGACCGACG contains:
- a CDS encoding zf-HC2 domain-containing protein; the protein is MLVKALMDRGMFALMGLPTCKQVEEFAYDFLEGALDAKTARRLERHLKACKNCQRFMVAYRKTRDLEASAPRPPLDPSFKEEIFKFLTKESI
- a CDS encoding sigma-70 family RNA polymerase sigma factor, which encodes MTASNSTDKTLVQGLKEKKEEAFRELLERYSEKLFHLALRVLRREEEAREVVQEGFLKVVTKIGTFQEDSSLYTWIYRIVLNEALMRRRTRHPEREIPIEDYLPRYELGVATEPAPDWAKLPDRLFEEGEVRDFVRSCIEDLPEDLRTAYVLKDGEGLSEDEVCNILEISKFAMKNRVHRARLVIKKRIEEKYAR